The following proteins come from a genomic window of Kitasatospora sp. NBC_01246:
- a CDS encoding helix-turn-helix transcriptional regulator has product MAVEGSARTGWTFVTNHARVLAAIARDPGVRLRDVALEVQLTERAVQAIVTDLEQAGYLTRSRTGRRNLYRIAAGTWLRHPAESGLSVAELLDLLARAHHDGAPGQGAAEPPGAGEQDGAGRRHAPQRSDRHAGRQVS; this is encoded by the coding sequence ATGGCCGTGGAAGGATCAGCGCGAACGGGCTGGACGTTCGTGACCAACCACGCCCGGGTGCTCGCCGCGATCGCCCGCGACCCCGGGGTTCGGCTGCGCGATGTCGCGCTGGAGGTCCAGCTGACCGAGCGCGCCGTCCAGGCCATCGTGACCGACCTGGAGCAGGCCGGCTATCTCACCCGGTCCCGGACCGGGCGCCGCAACCTCTACCGGATCGCCGCCGGCACCTGGCTCCGGCACCCGGCGGAGTCCGGGCTGAGCGTGGCCGAACTCCTCGACCTGCTGGCCCGGGCCCACCACGACGGCGCCCCGGGGCAGGGGGCGGCGGAACCCCCCGGGGCCGGGGAGCAGGACGGCGCCGGGCGCCGACACGCCCCGCAGCGGTCCGACCGGCACGCCGGCCGCCAGGTGTCTTGA
- a CDS encoding serine hydrolase domain-containing protein: MRRVPARRLATALLALSTLAPVTLSVSPVQAAPAAVVTAADRSADGRPPHGLDPALAARLDEAIECTRLEAGIPGVIVGLWLPGRGTYVRSSGVADTVTGAPMRTDFNMRIGSETKTFTATAVLELVDDGLVGLDTPIAAYLDGVPDGEHITVRQMLEMRSGLFSYTADPAFQQALLSDPTRSFTPQEVLAYAFTHQNVFAPGAAFQYSNTNYVLLGLLVEKLGGMPLKDFVHQRVTGPAHLDHTFLPTGAEFPQPHAHGYTNQTLSGDVADTTDWNPSWGWAAGAMISDLHDLRRWAKVVATGTLLSPATQAQREKFITVPGFDGAGYGLGLFRTHGWVGHNGSLPGYESVTMYLPEQEATMVLLINTDILHDGFEPSTLLARAITSIITPDHVYELPAEG, translated from the coding sequence ATGCGCCGTGTGCCCGCACGCAGACTGGCCACCGCCCTGCTCGCCCTCTCCACCCTCGCGCCCGTCACCCTCTCGGTGTCCCCGGTCCAGGCCGCCCCGGCGGCGGTCGTCACCGCCGCCGACCGGTCCGCCGACGGCCGGCCGCCGCACGGGCTGGACCCCGCGCTCGCGGCCCGCCTCGACGAGGCGATCGAGTGCACGCGCCTGGAGGCAGGCATCCCCGGGGTGATCGTCGGGCTCTGGCTGCCCGGCCGGGGCACCTACGTCCGCTCGTCCGGGGTCGCCGACACCGTGACCGGCGCGCCGATGCGGACCGACTTCAACATGCGGATCGGCAGCGAGACCAAGACCTTCACCGCCACCGCCGTCCTGGAACTGGTCGACGACGGCCTGGTCGGGCTGGACACCCCGATCGCCGCCTACCTGGACGGCGTCCCGGACGGCGAGCACATCACCGTCCGGCAGATGCTGGAGATGCGCAGTGGCCTGTTCTCCTACACGGCCGACCCGGCCTTCCAGCAGGCGCTGCTCAGCGACCCGACCCGGTCGTTCACCCCGCAGGAGGTGCTGGCCTACGCCTTCACCCACCAGAACGTCTTCGCCCCGGGCGCGGCGTTCCAGTACTCCAACACCAACTACGTCCTGCTCGGCCTGCTGGTGGAGAAGCTCGGCGGGATGCCGCTCAAGGACTTCGTCCACCAGCGGGTCACCGGGCCGGCCCACCTGGACCACACCTTCCTGCCGACCGGCGCGGAGTTCCCGCAGCCGCACGCGCACGGCTACACGAACCAGACGCTGAGCGGCGACGTCGCCGACACCACGGACTGGAACCCGAGCTGGGGCTGGGCGGCCGGTGCGATGATCTCCGACCTGCACGACCTGCGCCGCTGGGCCAAGGTGGTCGCCACCGGCACCCTGCTGTCCCCGGCCACCCAGGCGCAGCGGGAGAAGTTCATCACCGTCCCCGGCTTCGACGGCGCCGGGTACGGCCTGGGGCTCTTCCGGACGCACGGCTGGGTCGGGCACAACGGCTCGCTGCCGGGCTACGAGAGCGTGACGATGTACCTGCCGGAGCAGGAGGCCACCATGGTGCTCCTGATCAACACCGACATCCTGCACGACGGCTTCGAGCCGAGCACCCTGCTGGCCAGGGCGATCACCTCGATCATCACCCCGGACCACGTCTACGAGCTGCCGGCCGAGGGCTGA
- a CDS encoding STAS domain-containing protein, with protein MVEDPYRRSTDAAPASPAAVVNGGRPLGQRLAHGLWVHWETARNGDRVLVRVTGEIDLDAAGPLDEALERALDASGSGLDVDLSGVSFCNSTGLNTLLRLRVTAHHGGRDVVLTAASEVVRRLLVLTDTLGLFVSAPAPDGGAGRPEGDLAPP; from the coding sequence ATGGTCGAAGACCCGTACCGAAGGAGCACCGACGCCGCGCCGGCCTCGCCGGCGGCGGTGGTGAACGGCGGCCGCCCGCTCGGACAGCGGCTCGCGCACGGCCTGTGGGTGCACTGGGAGACCGCGCGGAACGGGGACCGGGTCCTGGTGCGGGTGACCGGGGAGATCGACCTCGATGCCGCCGGGCCGCTCGACGAGGCGCTCGAACGGGCCCTGGACGCCAGCGGCAGCGGCCTGGACGTCGACCTGTCCGGCGTCTCCTTCTGCAACAGCACCGGCCTCAACACCCTGCTGCGCCTGCGGGTGACCGCTCACCACGGGGGGCGCGACGTGGTCCTCACCGCGGCCAGCGAGGTGGTGCGGCGGCTCCTCGTGCTGACCGACACCCTCGGCCTGTTCGTGTCCGCACCGGCCCCCGACGGCGGAGCCGGCCGCCCGGAGGGCGACCTCGCACCGCCGTGA
- a CDS encoding (2Fe-2S)-binding protein, with amino-acid sequence MDATDTLATSSGIALTVNDRPHTLTVDHRATLLDVLRDRLGLTGAKQGCDHGQCGACTVLLDGRRVNSCLLPAVAQDGRAVTTVEGLAGADGPHPLQRAFLEQDAFQCGFCTPGQLCSAAGVLAETAGDPAPTDEATLRELLSGNICRCGAYPAIVRAVRQAQAEGRGASATGAGAGNEEGPA; translated from the coding sequence ATGGATGCCACCGACACCCTCGCGACGAGCAGCGGGATCGCCCTGACCGTCAACGATCGGCCGCACACCCTCACGGTCGACCATCGCGCCACCCTCCTCGACGTGCTGCGCGACCGGCTCGGTCTGACCGGTGCGAAACAGGGCTGCGACCACGGCCAGTGCGGTGCCTGCACCGTGCTGCTGGACGGACGGCGGGTCAACAGCTGCCTGCTGCCGGCCGTCGCCCAGGACGGCCGCGCGGTCACCACCGTCGAGGGCCTGGCCGGCGCGGACGGCCCGCACCCGCTCCAGCGGGCGTTCCTCGAACAGGACGCCTTCCAGTGCGGCTTCTGCACGCCGGGCCAGCTCTGCTCGGCGGCCGGCGTCCTCGCGGAGACCGCCGGTGACCCCGCTCCGACCGACGAGGCGACGCTACGCGAACTGCTGAGCGGCAACATCTGCCGCTGCGGCGCCTACCCGGCCATCGTCCGGGCCGTCCGGCAGGCCCAGGCCGAGGGCCGGGGCGCGTCGGCCACCGGGGCCGGGGCGGGGAACGAGGAGGGTCCGGCATGA